Genomic DNA from Fimbriimonas ginsengisoli Gsoil 348:
AGGCAAACGTCCGCGGATCGAGTCAGGAGGTCGTCGGAGATTCCATTCGCGATGCGGCCGGCAGTCCCCATGCTACACGGAACGATGACCATGCCGTCGTGCCGGAAAGAGCCGCTGGCGGGAGGGGTGAAGTAGTTTTTAGAGTCGAGTAGCCGAATATTCGGCAGGTCTTGACCGAGCCATTCTTTGGTGGAAAACTCCTGCCGCTTCGGGGAAACGCCAAGCTCCGTTGCGGCGACCTGGATCGCCTGCTCGCTCAGGATAAGCAGCACTTCGTCGTACCGGCGGGCCGCTTCGACCAGGAACCGTTGAGCGTAGATGGCCCCACTGGCGCCCGTAACCCCCACGACCAGCTTTCCGGTTGACATTTCGTGGGGAGTTTACTGGACCGTTAGAATCGATACGAAACGCCGGCGCCGAAGAAATGGTCTCGTCCGACCCCGTTCAGGCCACGGCCGATGTAGGCGTCGAGCGCCAGGTTGTCCCGGAGCAACTTTGAAACGCCGGCGTCGACGTATGCGGAGCGGTCGACCCGGCCGACTTGCGGTAGGAGGCAGAACAGCTCTCCGTACACTCCAAAACCCTGGCCGAGGTCCTTTCCATAGGCGGCGGCCGCGCCGAACTCGGTAAACGAGCCGGCGTCGTCGGCTGGGCGGGCGACAAGGAGGTTGACGTCCAGTTCACTATGTGCGTCGGGCAAGACCGTCCAGATCCCGGTTAAGACAGGTTGAACTCGCGCCCCCCGGAAAGCGCGTGAACCCGAGGGGAAGGTCGCATCACCTTCCACCGCAAAGGCGGATCGGTGCCCCGCCGCATCCGGGGTTAAGCGCCACTTGAATCCAACTGTCTCGTCGCCAAATCCGGTGTCCGATGCGCCGTCCCCGCGGGCGGCGAGATAGGAAGGAAAGCCGATACGCGCCTCGAGGTTTTCCCTCAACGCGAGACGCAACGTGTTGCCATCGCCGTAATCGGTAGTCGTGGAGTCGCCAAACGCGGTTTGCCGAATTCCGACCTCGAGATACGGGTGATTCAACGGCACGATATGGGTGGCGTTGGCGAAGGACGGGCGGTCGGGGGAGATCGGGTCTAACTTCTCGGCCACCCCCTGGATCATGGTGAGGGTGGCGATCGAGAGAACGATTGGAGTCATGGGTGATTTTAGACTTAGAGGTGAAGCTTTGAAAGCAACTCAGCCTCTCTCGCCCGGTCCATACCGAAACGAGGCGGCCCATCCTCGGGTTGCGACCGACGCCAGGCCAGCGTATCTCTCGCCGTCGCTTCCCAGGGGCGGAACGCGAGTCCGGCGGCAATGGCGCGCCGGTTATCGACTCTCTGCATCGCTTCGTCCGATCCATCGGCGGGCATCACGAGCGGCAGGTCTTGCCAAAGCTCGATACCGTTGGCCGCAAGCACCGAGGGATCTACCCAAACCAATTCCGTCCCGAGATTCAACGTGTGGCATGCGTCGATCATGTCCGCCAGCGTCTTGGGAGTCTCCGGGCCGCATGCGTTAAAGACGCCGCCAAGCTCTTTTTCCAACGCCAGGACCATGAAGAGCCCCAGGTCACGCACGTCGATGAGCTGCATCGGCTGACCGGGACGGTCAGGGGCGACGGCCCTTCCTCCCTCGGCCATCCGGG
This window encodes:
- a CDS encoding transporter; the protein is MTPIVLSIATLTMIQGVAEKLDPISPDRPSFANATHIVPLNHPYLEVGIRQTAFGDSTTTDYGDGNTLRLALRENLEARIGFPSYLAARGDGASDTGFGDETVGFKWRLTPDAAGHRSAFAVEGDATFPSGSRAFRGARVQPVLTGIWTVLPDAHSELDVNLLVARPADDAGSFTEFGAAAAYGKDLGQGFGVYGELFCLLPQVGRVDRSAYVDAGVSKLLRDNLALDAYIGRGLNGVGRDHFFGAGVSYRF
- a CDS encoding UbiX family flavin prenyltransferase is translated as MSTGKLVVGVTGASGAIYAQRFLVEAARRYDEVLLILSEQAIQVAATELGVSPKRQEFSTKEWLGQDLPNIRLLDSKNYFTPPASGSFRHDGMVIVPCSMGTAGRIANGISDDLLTRSADVCLKERRRLILVPREMPWNLIMLRNLTSLAEAGATIMPACPAWYHRPASLEELADTVVARILQLLGQEQDLAKEWMT